A DNA window from Streptomyces canus contains the following coding sequences:
- a CDS encoding S8 family serine peptidase encodes MAFRQAMSALSATALTGALILTAAPAASADQTRRDQWALEALQAESVWKVSTGKGVIVALIDNGVNSDHIDLKNNVLKGRDFKDGDDDPSPEGSNSGAGHGTAMASIIAGHGHGQGEEDGIKGLAPDAKVLPIRSGTDGYADAIRYAVDQGASVINVSEFQTQDLPQDRDAVAYALKRNVLIVSGSGNNGNTNIQFPAKYPGVVAVGGVDSSGKIWAKSNYGPEVLLAAPAARIVHAGWPGNDKLSIGDGTSDATAFVSAAAALIRAKFPDLTAGQIANRLVKTAVIPASAKGISLPDPKYGYGIVNPLAALTKDIPAGSQYGPLKVPGSESSSAASSTDESDVGSAAENEKADQKQMLFFVALAVVALVVLGLIVLLIGKLSRRNKNNNGGPAGPAPYQQYGQQPFPPQQNPYQQAAQPQQNPYQQQPTPPHSDWPPQQ; translated from the coding sequence ATGGCCTTCAGGCAAGCGATGAGCGCGCTGAGCGCCACGGCACTGACTGGCGCGCTGATCCTGACGGCGGCTCCTGCTGCCTCTGCTGACCAGACCAGACGTGACCAGTGGGCGCTCGAAGCATTGCAGGCCGAATCAGTCTGGAAGGTTTCAACGGGCAAGGGTGTCATTGTTGCCCTTATTGACAATGGGGTGAATTCCGATCACATCGACCTAAAAAACAACGTGCTCAAGGGTCGAGATTTCAAGGATGGTGACGATGATCCAAGTCCTGAGGGGAGCAATTCGGGGGCAGGTCACGGCACGGCAATGGCTTCGATTATTGCTGGTCATGGTCATGGCCAAGGAGAAGAAGATGGCATCAAGGGGCTAGCGCCGGATGCGAAGGTTCTCCCTATTCGGTCGGGTACTGATGGTTATGCGGACGCAATCCGCTATGCGGTGGACCAAGGCGCCTCAGTCATCAACGTATCCGAATTTCAGACCCAAGATCTCCCGCAAGACCGAGATGCCGTGGCGTATGCACTCAAGCGCAATGTCTTGATTGTCTCAGGTTCGGGTAATAATGGGAACACCAATATTCAGTTTCCTGCGAAATATCCGGGCGTAGTAGCTGTCGGGGGAGTGGACAGTAGCGGAAAGATTTGGGCAAAATCCAACTATGGGCCGGAGGTCCTTCTCGCTGCGCCCGCTGCTCGCATCGTGCATGCAGGGTGGCCTGGTAATGATAAGCTCAGCATCGGAGATGGAACTTCGGATGCCACCGCCTTTGTTTCTGCCGCTGCGGCGTTGATCCGGGCGAAGTTCCCTGACCTTACAGCTGGACAAATCGCTAACCGACTTGTGAAGACCGCTGTCATCCCCGCATCGGCCAAGGGTATTTCCCTCCCGGACCCGAAGTACGGCTACGGTATCGTCAACCCGCTGGCGGCGTTGACGAAGGATATCCCCGCAGGCTCTCAGTACGGACCGCTCAAGGTTCCAGGGTCTGAGAGCTCTTCCGCTGCATCGAGCACTGATGAGTCCGACGTCGGCTCCGCCGCAGAAAACGAAAAGGCAGACCAGAAGCAAATGCTCTTCTTTGTCGCCCTCGCTGTCGTCGCCCTGGTAGTGCTCGGCCTCATCGTTCTCCTGATCGGGAAGCTGTCCCGGCGAAACAAGAACAACAACGGAGGGCCGGCGGGACCGGCTCCCTACCAGCAATATGGTCAGCAACCCTTCCCGCCCCAGCAGAACCCATACCAACAGGCCGCTCAGCCTCAGCAGAACCCGTACCAGCAGCAGCCCACCCCGCCTCACAGCGATTGGCCGCCGCAGCAGTAG